The region TGGAGATCCTCGATCTTACGGTTGAGCATGTACACCCTATGATCCTCCCTCATCTTCAGCACACATCTTGCCAGCTCACTCGCCTTCCTCTTCATGAACATCGACTCCGACGCCAACCCTTTGTTCTCTTCCACCAACGCCGTCACTCTGTACCCCAGCTTTGCGTTGTCGTTTAATAGTATGAGCCTCTCGGACTCCAGCACCTCCAGCAAACTCTTCTGCAACCCTATCTTTCTCGACGATTCGCTGTAGTGCCGCTCCATGACGGTGGTTTCATGCACCAGTATATCGTACTCAACGTTCTTGATCACCAGGTCAGCAACAATATCATCGCCAACCAGTACAGTGCCATTGTAGGCAACCATTGTTTGAGGTTGCTGGTAAGAGAGGGAGCTGTCGGCGTCCGAATCAATCTGGTATTCCTGTTCACAGTAATCATGATCGACGGCAGAGAATTGGGATGAGTGTCTGCGATGATGATGTTGATGATGTTGTTTGGCCAATGTTTGAATGTAACGGTCAGATAAGGTGATGTAGCCATTGTAGAGGTCTTGGAGCAGGGCCAGAAGGTGAGGTCGTTTTTGATAGTAAGATTGGGCGCGTTCCCCGAAGGTGTCGCTAGTGTGGTCGTCTTCACCGATCTTTATTGCCATTGTCTTCATCCTTTCGTCCAAATCTATGACAACAATTACcaaaattaatttgaaattttaactatattaaaattttaattaaatgaacaaatttgctccgcttaaacttttgagataagtgataatttaatatggtatcagagcaaagttGAATTCACtcttatttcaataaaaatatttcacgtattggATATCACCTAATAAAAgggagtttgaacccacacgtaAGGGAGAGTTatattattgattaaataaataaatttacctcttcatatcaacttaaacttttagaataagtagtaatttaacatattataattgtgaaaaggaaaaatgataGTGCTTAGCATACATGAAACAATTTTTGATAAAGTCTACGtactcccctcaaactactacccaattgacaatgtcccttctaaactttcaatttagaCAATATCcacccaaactactaaaaattgtcaatattctCCCAATGAAAAAATTatctttcataaaataaaaatatggaatAACTTTACAAAAGGGTATTGAATTATACGGCGTTTTGAAATAAAGGTACTAAACTAACAAATGTCTTAAACTAAGGTATTTTCTCATTGTCTTGCTTAAGAGTATTATGTTAGGTTTTACCAATAAATAAGTAACCATATCAAGGAGTATCATGAATTTCCCACCAGTGTTATGCCCTAGACTTCGTCACAAAGAGCTAATTtgagatataatttttttaaaaaaaaattgggtgaaagaaattatttcaattcagtatagaaaattcttttaactgGAGTTACCAGCGAAAATAGAGAGGTTCATgacatttgaaaataatttgaattttttttttttttttttttttttaaaagtacatCTGAAActattacaaagaaaaaataaaagaacaaaagcaGGAGGGTTGGGCAACccaaatttaaaactaagaatgaaagtacgcgggggcaatgcttccgaagatgcgggccaTTTGGCTACGACATCTGTGAGGTCAGCGTCATGGAGCCCAACAGCAacgtccatatatatatatatatataaatttaatttgatttaatttcaaatttttcttaagAAATAGATTGAAATTAAATCCAGGGAAAAAAACtgcaacataaaaaataaataaataaggaaaaaaaaaatttatgtacaCCGACATTATGAACATGCATAGCTATGCTTGGTTGTCGAGAAAGACAGAAATTACATTAGGCCAACTGGTCAAATGAGTGCACGTATACCGAAGACAGAGTTTAAGTGTCATGTACGTTAAAATACAGAATTAGgtgtgatttatttttcttattaagtATTTACCTAAATGtgtgattgtaatcaaatttatatgatgaattttttattttttatttttgtattttctccccttatccttattttttctataaataaatctataacaaaaataaattaagtcaATAAAACCAATAGGACACTTCTTGAATGGTAGAAGTAGGCCTgtagaaattttaatttttttttttttggaaagagtACTAATGTAAAATGAAGTAAAtgtaattttgagtattttgtaagcatttttttgcaaatatttttgttttaaaaaagaaaaataaaagttaatgaaattttgagtattttgtaaacatatatattttagaaatactagacatttcaatttttttttttttttttcaaataatgtgtcacaattctcaaaataataaatcacgtaaaattgtaatatatttagaaattaactttttttaaaaaaaaattatgatgtagagctttccttttttttctttaaagtgtttgttaatgttgttgttttaagataagaaaagaaaagagaggtaAAAGTTTTTATCAAAGAAAGCTCTGTCTGACagcttctttttaaattttttttatttttagcattttatcccaaaaaaaataaaataaaaaatttattaaaatttttagaaaaaggtACAAGCAGCATAGAAAAGAACGCTAAAACGAATGGTCGCTCTCAGATACTGCAACAAGGAAATTGATTGGGTTGGGATATTTGTTTGTTGGTTTTACACGTTACCTTTCACGTATTCAgggtttcaaatttcaaacaaacTACTACGGATCTGACGCATTCAAACAACATAC is a window of Alnus glutinosa chromosome 4, dhAlnGlut1.1, whole genome shotgun sequence DNA encoding:
- the LOC133866784 gene encoding kinase-interacting family protein-like; the protein is MTSEKAGSYASSAESQNQWPPTPKRRSFSFSFSNSSSKPPWLVSTLADLDERMKTMAIKIGEDDHTSDTFGERAQSYYQKRPHLLALLQDLYNGYITLSDRYIQTLAKQHHQHHHRRHSSQFSAVDHDYCEQEYQIDSDADSSLSYQQPQTMVAYNGTVLVGDDIVADLVIKNVEYDILVHETTVMERHYSESSRKIGLQKSLLEVLESERLILLNDNAKLGYRVTALVEENKGLASESMFMKRKASELARCVLKMREDHRVYMLNRKIEDLQGQIYGLEKRNKEYSEQLVRGDQRFEEEKKKNGDDDVALHGCFKMEKLGRRLKKKASNGRNGQGGGGKRGDGWWERVMTMDLFPCGLSRGCTS